Below is a window of Streptomyces spongiicola DNA.
TCAACGCGGTGGCGGACGGCGCCCGGCCCTACCTCGAGGGCGACGGTGCGGCGATCGCTGAGCACGCGCGGTTCGTGGAGCACGGCGCCCGCGCCGCGCGCGACCGGCTGGACCTCCTCGTGGCGACCGCTCCGGCCGCCGCGGCCAAGGCGCACGAGGCGGCCGGCGAGGCGGACGAACTCCACAGGTCGCGCTGCGGGGAGGCCGCGCCGCCCGATCCCGCCGTCTGCCCGGTACTGGAGAAGGCCAAAACCGCCACGGCGGACTCCGCCGCGGTCGCCGACGACGTCGTCGCGCTGGTGAAGGGCAACAGCGCCGAGCTGAAGCAGCTCGACACCCGTCTGGCCGAACTCCAGAAGCTGGCCGAGGACCTCGCCGAACGCTCCCCCACCCTCGGCGACGACATCGAGAAGGCCGTCGCGGACGTCAACCGGCTGGACTCCGGGGCGCACAAGGTGGCCGAGGGAGCCGGCGACCTCCATCGGGGTCTGGGCACCGCGCGCGCCGGATCCACCGACCTCGACACCGGGGTGGGCAGGCTGGAGAACGGCGCCCACGACCTCGACGGCGGCATGTACAAGCTCGTCGACGGTTCGGGCGAACTGGCCGGCGGGCTCAACGACGGCGTCGGCAGGATCCCCGACTACGACGAGCGGGAGCGCGACCGCCGCACCGCGGTGATGGCCGACCCCGTGCGACTCGCCTCCCAGTCACTGCACAAGGCGGACAACTACGGCACCGGCTTCGCCCCGTACTTCATCCCGCTCTCCCTGTGGGTGGGCGCCATGGTGGCGTACATGCTGATCCAGCCGCTCAACCGGCGGGCTCTGGCCGCCGGCGCGTCGGCCTGGCGGATCGCCGTCGTCGGCTGGCTGCCGGTGGCGGCCATCGGACTGCTCCAGGCCGGCGCGCTGATGGCGGTGCTCCACTGGGGGCTCGGGCTGCAGATGGCCCGCGCCGCCGGGACGGTCGGATTCCTGGCCCTGGTCGTGGGCTGCTTCGCCGCGATCATCCAGTGGCTCAACGCCCGCTTCGGCGCGGCCGGCCGGATCCTCGTGCTGGCGCTGCTGATGCTGCAGCTGACCTCGGCGGGCGGCACCTACCCCGTCCAGACCAGCCCGCCGTTCTTCAACGCCGTCCACCCCTTCCTGCCGATGACGTACGTGGTCGAGGCACTGCGCCGGCTCATCACGGGCGGCGGCACCGGACCGGTCTGGCAGGCCGTGGCCGTCCTCGTGGCGTTCACCGCCGGGGCACTGGCGCTGACCGCGGTGTCGGCGCGGCGCAGGCAGGTGTGGACGTTCGACCGGCTTCACCCCGAGCTGAGCCTGTGAGACGGGTGGACCTGTGAGAATCGGCACCATGAACAGCGGCAGCACCCGGAGACAGGCCACCCGCGCCAAGCTCTACGAGGCGGCGGTGACCCTCATCGCCGAGCAGGGCTTCTCCGCCACCACGGTCGACGAGATCGCCGAGCGGGCCGGCGTCGCCAAGGGCACCGTCTACTACAACTTCAGCAGCAAGACCGAACTCTTCGAGGAGCTTCTGCGGTACGGGGTCGGCCTGCTGACCGCCTCGCTGCGCGAGGCCGCCGACGAGGTGGAGCAGCGGGGCGGGAGCAAGACGGAGGCCCTGGACGGGATGATCCGCGCCGGGCTGGTCTTCATCGACCGCTACCCCGCCTTCACCCAGTTGTACGTCGCCGAGCTGTGGCGCACCAACCGGGCCTGGCAGTCGACGCTGACGGTGGTCCGCCGGGAGGCGGTCGCCGTCGTCGAGACCGTGCTCCGGGAGGGTGTCGAGCGGGGCGAGCTGAGCGGGGAGATCGACATTCCGCTGACCGCGGCCGCGCTGGTCGGGATGGTGCTCGTGGCGGCGCTCGACTGGCAGGCGTTCCAGCGGGAGCGGTCGCTCGACGATGTGCACGCGGCCCTGTCCCGGCTGCTGCACGGGAGGGTCGGCGGCGGCTGACGCCTTCCGGTCCCGCGGCGGGCGGTGCGGGTTCGGGACCCCGTGGCGGGCGGTGCGGACTCGGGACTCCGTGGCGGGCGGTGCGGACACCGGCCGCCACGGGTGCCGCCGGCGCACACGGCAGGGAGACGCGGGTGCGGCGAAGTCCGACTGCCCGAGCCCCGCCGCACCGGCGTCTCGCCGCCGTTCGCCCGCTGCCCCGTACCGCTGTCCCCCGGGTCCGGGCAGCTCCCCGTTCCGCAAGGGGCGCGGCGCCGTTCCGCCGCCCCGTGTCGGCGGTGCCGGCGCCGCGCCCTTCCCGTGTTCTCCACTCTGCCGTCCGGGCAGGTCGGCCCCATCCGCGCGGCTACTCATCTCCCGCACTAGGTACGGATACTCAGAGACTCGTGCTCACCCCGGCCACTGCGGGTGGGGGCCGATCACGTCCCGCCCGGGTCAGCGCCGGGCCGCCCGTGCCCGTACCCCCGGACCGCCCGTGCCCGTACCCCCGGGCCGCCGGTGGCCGGGCCGCCGGTGGCCGGGCGTGCGGGACCACCGCCCCGACGGCTGCCGGAGGCGGCCGATACAGTCCCTGGCATGGCACGGATTGTGGTGATCGGCGCCGGGATGGGCGCCATGGCGGCCGCTGCCCGGCTGGCCGTGGCGGGCCACCGGGTGAGGGTGTACGAGCGGGCGGGCACATACGGCGGCGCGGTGCGCCGGTTCGAGCGCGACGGCTTCTCCTTCGACACCGGGCCCGGTCTGCTGCATCTGCCCGCCGTCTGGCGGGACTTCTTCGTGAAGACCGGCAGGGAGCCCCTGGAGCAGTGCGTAGACCTGGTCCAGGTGGACCCTGCGGGCCGTCATGTCTTCGCCGACGGAACGGCCGTGACGCTGCCGAACGCCTCGCGCGCGGGAGTCGTCTCGGCGCTCGACGGAGCGCTCGGTGCCGGTGCGGGCGAGCGCTGGGGCGACTTCCTGGTGCGGGCGAGGGAGGCCTGGGACCGCTCGCGGCGGCCGCTGCTGGAGGAACCGCTGCCCGCGGACGCGTCCCGCCTCGCCCGGGACCCCTATCCGGCGCTCGGCGGCGGGCTGCTGCGCCGCCCGGCGCGCACCCTCGCCGAGGTGGGCCGGCGCGAGCTGCGCGATCCGCGGCTGGCCGCGCTGCTGGAGAGCCACGCCCTGGCGTACGGCTTCGACCCCGCCGGCGCGCCCGCTTCCGCCGCCGTCCTGCCGTACATGGAGCAGACCTTCGGCAGCTGGTACGTGCGCGGCGGGATGCGGGCCCTCGCGGAGGCCGTGCACCGGCGTTGCCTCGCACGCGGGGTGGAGTTCGTCCTCGGCGCCGAGGTGGTGGGGATACGGATCGAGGGCGGCCGGGCGGCCGGGGTGGAGCTGGCGGACGGGGGCACGGCCGCCGCCGACCATGTCGTCGCGGGCGCCCCCGTGCCCGCGCTGTACCGGGACCGGGTCCTGCCGTGGCGCTCCCGGGACGAGTGGCCGCACCACCGGTCGGCGCCGCGGACCGGGCGGGTCACCGTCTGCCTGGCACTGCGCGGCGCCCGGGAGGCGGAGGCGGCGCACCGCACGGTGGTGCACTCGCCCGACCGGGCCGGGGAGTCGGCGGCGCTGGCGACCGGGCGGCTGTGCGACCGGCCGACCGTCGTGGTGCTCCGGCCGGACGACGAGCGGCTGCGGCCCGGCGGCCACGAGGCGGTAACCGTGACCGCGACCGTGTCCACGGCCCTGCCCGCCGGGGCGCCCGTGCCCGCCGGGGCCGGCGGCCGGTCGCCGGAGAGCCGTTGGGGCGCGGGCGAGGCGCAGGTGGAGGCCTTCGCCGACCGGATGGCGGCAGCAGCGGAAGCGGCCGTTCCGGACCTGCGGGAGCGGCTGCTGTGGCGCGAGGTGCGCACGCCCGAGGACACCCTCAGGGAGACCGGTGCCCACGAGGTGCCCGGACCGGCGCTGGCCGGAGCGGGCGGGACGCTGCTGCCCGCCGCGAACGTCTCACCGGTGCCCGGGGTGTACTTCGCCGGCGGCTGGTCGCATCCCGGCGGCGGGCTCGCGCACAGCGGAATGTCGGGTGCGCTGGCGGCCGGCCTCATCGTGGAGGGGGCGGACTTCCGCGGCTCGCGGTGACGTGCCCGGCCGGCGGTGACGTGCCCGGCTCGCGCCGACGTCCACGGCGGCGGTGGCGTGCCCGGCCGGCGGTGACGTCCGCGGCCGGTGCCTCGGGGCAGGGACCCGGGAGCGGGACCCGGGAGGCGGGACCCCGGAGCGGGACCCCGGAGCGGGACCCTGAAGGCGGGACCCGGGAGGGCCGGTGGCCTCACTGGCGGTAGGTCTGTCCGTCGGGGTCGTTCCGGTAGCCCTGGTCGTAGTCGTACTGCGGCGGCTGCTCCGGCGGCGGGACCTGGTCGCCGTCGCGCTGAAGCGGCACCCACACACCGCCCGGCGGCGTGTCGTTGTAGCCCTGCGAGGCGTACGGGTCGGTGTACTGCTGCTGGCCGCCGTAGCTCCCGTACGCCTCGTAGCCCTGCGCGGCGCCGCCGGCGTAGGGGTCGGAGTAGGCGGCGTACTGCTGGCCGGTTCCGTAGCCGTACGACTCGGCGTATGTGTCATGGGTTCCGGCCTGCTGCTCGTAGCCGTGGCCCTGGGAGTAGGCGTCGGTGTAGCCGGAGGAGTAGCCGCCGTAGGAGGCGTCCTCACCGCCGTCCCGGCCGTGCTCGGCGGCGCCCTGGCCGTAGCCGTCTGCGTCCCGGCCGTGCTCGGCGGTGTACTGCGCATCCGGGTAGACGCCGTCACCCCGGCCGTAGTCGCCGCCGTCCCGGCCGTAGCCGTCTGCGTCCCGGCCGTGCTCGGCGCTGTACTGCGCATCCGGGTAGACGCCGTCACCCCGGCCGTAGTCGCCGCCGTCCCGGCCGTAGCCGTCTGCGTCCCGGCCGTGCTCGGCGCTGTACTGCGCATCCGGGTAGACGCCGTCACCCCGGCCGTAGTCGCCGCCGTCCCGGCCGTAGCCGTCTGCGTCCCGGCCGTGCTCGGCGCTGTACTGCGCATCCGGGTAGACGCCGTACTGGTTGGTGTCGTCCGGCAGCGGCTGCGGCTCGTATACGGCGGTGGTCTCGGCGGCGGGGGCCTGGTCGGTGGCGGGTCCGGACGGACCGGGGGGGACGCGGTCGTCGTAGGAGTACGAGTCCCCGTAGTCGATGCCCGTCACCTGGAGCACGGGGTCCCGGTCGGCCGATGCGGCGGAGGGCCGGCGGCGCCGGCTGGAGCCCGGACTGCCGCCCAGCGCCCAGCCGGTGGAGAAGCCGCGCCGGAAGGAGAGCGTGACGTACGTCTGGCCCACCGCGAAGG
It encodes the following:
- a CDS encoding YhgE/Pip family protein is translated as MRSPKLAALELKRFGRGRLPRAALVAILLLPLLYGALYLWSFWDPYSRLDRLPVALVNDDRGATAAGKKIAAGDEIAEGLRESDVFEWHEVSAREARRGVEDGTYYLSLTMPADFSERIASASGDAPETGAMEVRTNDANNYIVGQISRTVFAEVRESASRDASRSFLDGIFISFSDIHDATAEAAEGAGRLQGGIGRAKEGSRELADGLKDAKDGSGRLAGGISRLEDGAGELEKGARELAAGTGRLAGKVNAVADGARPYLEGDGAAIAEHARFVEHGARAARDRLDLLVATAPAAAAKAHEAAGEADELHRSRCGEAAPPDPAVCPVLEKAKTATADSAAVADDVVALVKGNSAELKQLDTRLAELQKLAEDLAERSPTLGDDIEKAVADVNRLDSGAHKVAEGAGDLHRGLGTARAGSTDLDTGVGRLENGAHDLDGGMYKLVDGSGELAGGLNDGVGRIPDYDERERDRRTAVMADPVRLASQSLHKADNYGTGFAPYFIPLSLWVGAMVAYMLIQPLNRRALAAGASAWRIAVVGWLPVAAIGLLQAGALMAVLHWGLGLQMARAAGTVGFLALVVGCFAAIIQWLNARFGAAGRILVLALLMLQLTSAGGTYPVQTSPPFFNAVHPFLPMTYVVEALRRLITGGGTGPVWQAVAVLVAFTAGALALTAVSARRRQVWTFDRLHPELSL
- a CDS encoding TetR/AcrR family transcriptional regulator codes for the protein MNSGSTRRQATRAKLYEAAVTLIAEQGFSATTVDEIAERAGVAKGTVYYNFSSKTELFEELLRYGVGLLTASLREAADEVEQRGGSKTEALDGMIRAGLVFIDRYPAFTQLYVAELWRTNRAWQSTLTVVRREAVAVVETVLREGVERGELSGEIDIPLTAAALVGMVLVAALDWQAFQRERSLDDVHAALSRLLHGRVGGG
- a CDS encoding phytoene desaturase family protein, translating into MARIVVIGAGMGAMAAAARLAVAGHRVRVYERAGTYGGAVRRFERDGFSFDTGPGLLHLPAVWRDFFVKTGREPLEQCVDLVQVDPAGRHVFADGTAVTLPNASRAGVVSALDGALGAGAGERWGDFLVRAREAWDRSRRPLLEEPLPADASRLARDPYPALGGGLLRRPARTLAEVGRRELRDPRLAALLESHALAYGFDPAGAPASAAVLPYMEQTFGSWYVRGGMRALAEAVHRRCLARGVEFVLGAEVVGIRIEGGRAAGVELADGGTAAADHVVAGAPVPALYRDRVLPWRSRDEWPHHRSAPRTGRVTVCLALRGAREAEAAHRTVVHSPDRAGESAALATGRLCDRPTVVVLRPDDERLRPGGHEAVTVTATVSTALPAGAPVPAGAGGRSPESRWGAGEAQVEAFADRMAAAAEAAVPDLRERLLWREVRTPEDTLRETGAHEVPGPALAGAGGTLLPAANVSPVPGVYFAGGWSHPGGGLAHSGMSGALAAGLIVEGADFRGSR